The DNA sequence TTTTTTAACTGCATACACGCTAGTTCAATCGAATGTATATCCTAATTTGTGATCTTTCGAGTCACATACGAGCAGTAGATATCTTGGGGAATGCGACATATATGCACAAGAAGCACATTTGATTTTACAAGATTGAAATCTGCCAGTTTTTAAACATAATAAAGAGTAAGAAAATACACAGTGAAGCTCTAATTTGCATCATTAATAAGAATATATAGGGGTCTCCAGCCTCGGTCTCGATATTGAGAGTGAAATTAAAATTCTCTAATTCTAATTGCATCACGCGGAATGTCATAAGCTTCCCTAGGCCTTGATTTTGCCAAACCGGCTGTAAACCAGACCTTATCCGACTTGTAGCCTTCAACAGACACACTTGTGACCTTTGTCCACACCAAGACGACCTTTGTCTTCATCCCATCTATGCCTGTCAGTTTACCTCTTATAAGGTTGCATTTAACCCTTGTGGCGTACCTTATCACAGAAGAGTCCTTGAAGGTAATCTCGCAAGCAGAGGGCAAGTGCACAATCAGCCTGGCTTTGGTATCATCAAATTCATAGCATGTTATGTTCTGGGGGAAGAGGCCTACTGGAAGATTGTATTCGCGAAGGAGATCAGGTAAGGTTTTGAGTGGTTTTCCTGCAAAGTTAATGGGATAAAAAAGGAAAGTAGACTGTAAAAAGATGCACGATGTGGGGATGATCATATTTATACATACCTAAAAGGCTAAAACATACTAATGTACAAGCCTCTTACCTTTAAGCTTATCAAAGATCCATTTTGCTTTTTCCTCAACCGTATTTGACAAAGTCTGCAAAATTAAACCACCAAACAGTATGTACTTGTATTAGTAATACCAAACAATAACAAGAAGTATAATAGCAGCAACGCTTTAGCAAATAAGACTGTAGCAGCGTAATTTCATTGTATATTTGAAATTCTCCAAGGACTTGACCATGTATAAGTGAACTGCTAAccaaaatatgataataacactCCTTTGGTCTTTTGGAATGTAAAAGAGGTAAGAGTGGAATAGAAAAGTGTTAAAAAAATCAAAGGTGAAAGATAAGAATGCTGGAGGTCAGATTAAAGGAAACAGAGCTTCCCAATTTCCATTGATGAGGTTTGTGTGAGACATGCGTCGGATGTAGGAATGAGCACTCATTCCTATATCGGTGGAATTTAGCTTGTGTTTAAATTTGTATGAATGGAATGGAATGGAAAGATAAATGAGCAGTATGAATATCTACAAATGAAACAGTACAGATCTCTATTAAATCATATTTGCATAATCGAAAGTAAGTTCAAGACAGCCTGATCTGTGGTTGTCGTGACAGTGTAAGATGAAAAGTTTTTTCACAATGCTACATCTATTTTTTTACATGAGATGAGAGAGAAAAAAACTCTTTGCTCGGAATCCCTTTTGCAATTAAGTATCTGTGAACCGCATAATAGCATATTGAATGAATTTTTAGTTCTCAAAGTGAAGAAACGATACACTGTCATTTTCCTACTTTGCTAAAATGTTTTATACTTCTCAATGTTTCTTAGGGATGCATTCAAAGATGTTTAACTATTGATAGAAGCAAAAGAAAAAAATGTGCTATTCAGTGGTTCTACCAATGGAATTAAAAGAGAGCTGAGTTGACAAGTAACATTTACACTTTAAATCATGTTAGTAGTTTATATTTGTAACACAAATGGCTGTTAAAGAGCAGGGCTATCTGCAAACAAAGTCAAGTCGGCTTGTTGCAACTCACTCGAGCTCAGCAAGAATAGCTTCAGCTACCTTAGACTAATACATGTAATAACTAGAACTTGAATAATGAACCACTTCATTACCTAAGCAAACAGATACATTATTAATCACAAAAGCACCCGTAAGTTCTTGTTATAGAATAAAGAAGCTCTGAAAGTATTTCTAATAAATACGAATAAAACATATATGATATATTGAATCCTAATTCAACAGATAATCCTTGTACATCAAAGTGTAATTTGACTTAGGTCCGCCTCTACTTTCCCCGACTCCACATCAGATAATACTATGAACATACATGTCGAATTGAAAGACAAATAGGACATGTCATTTAGTCATCAATTTTTAATCTTTCTACTTCCAGAAACTGAATATAGGCTAACAAGCATCCACCCAAAGCATTTAAAATCCACTAAATATAAATCAACTACTCATATATTGGCATTCACACTCTATTAGAAGATCTATAAGCATAACTACTAAGG is a window from the Apium graveolens cultivar Ventura chromosome 1, ASM990537v1, whole genome shotgun sequence genome containing:
- the LOC141673435 gene encoding uncharacterized protein At5g01610, with the protein product MEKALVKMGSIKAGSFWLSKKAKEECSNISQDLTTLSNTVEEKAKWIFDKLKGKPLKTLPDLLREYNLPVGLFPQNITCYEFDDTKARLIVHLPSACEITFKDSSVIRYATRVKCNLIRGKLTGIDGMKTKVVLVWTKVTSVSVEGYKSDKVWFTAGLAKSRPREAYDIPRDAIRIREF